A genomic region of Pseudomonas abietaniphila contains the following coding sequences:
- a CDS encoding trans-3-hydroxy-L-proline dehydratase produces the protein MRSSKVIHVVSCHAEGEVGDVIVGGVAPPPGDTIWEQSRWIEKDNVLRNFMLNEPRGGVFRHVNLLVPPKNPKAQMGWIIMEPADVPPMSGSNSLCVATVLLDSGILPMTEPETRLVLEAPGGLIEAIAQCRDGKVQSVEVHNHPSFADQLDVWIEVPGLGSIQVDTAYGGDSFAIVDSVKLGFSLTADEAKDLVETGLKITKAANEQLGFTHPLNKDWNHISFCQIAAPINYDGGVANAANAVVIRPGKIDRSPCGTGCSARLAVLHAKGQLKVGDRFIGRSIIGSEFHCKIQSETEIAGRKAIVPSLSGRAWITGTHQHMLDPSDPWPEGYKLTDTWPVGLKL, from the coding sequence ATGCGCTCATCGAAAGTGATTCACGTGGTCAGTTGTCACGCCGAGGGTGAAGTCGGCGATGTGATCGTCGGCGGTGTCGCGCCGCCGCCGGGCGATACGATCTGGGAGCAGTCACGCTGGATCGAGAAGGACAACGTGCTGCGCAACTTCATGCTCAATGAGCCACGGGGCGGCGTGTTCCGCCACGTCAACCTGCTGGTCCCGCCGAAGAACCCGAAGGCGCAGATGGGCTGGATCATCATGGAGCCCGCCGACGTGCCGCCGATGTCCGGCTCCAACTCCCTGTGCGTGGCCACCGTGTTGCTGGACAGCGGGATCCTGCCGATGACCGAACCGGAAACCCGCCTGGTCCTCGAAGCGCCGGGCGGCCTGATCGAAGCCATCGCCCAGTGCCGTGACGGCAAGGTGCAAAGCGTCGAAGTGCACAACCATCCTTCGTTTGCCGATCAACTGGACGTGTGGATCGAGGTGCCGGGGTTGGGTTCGATTCAAGTCGACACGGCGTACGGCGGCGACAGTTTTGCCATCGTCGACTCGGTGAAGCTTGGCTTCTCGCTGACCGCTGATGAAGCCAAGGACCTGGTGGAGACCGGCCTCAAGATCACTAAAGCGGCTAACGAGCAACTGGGGTTCACCCACCCGCTGAACAAAGACTGGAACCACATTTCGTTCTGCCAGATCGCAGCGCCCATCAACTATGACGGCGGCGTCGCGAATGCCGCCAACGCCGTGGTCATTCGTCCCGGCAAGATCGACCGCTCACCTTGCGGCACCGGCTGCTCGGCGCGTCTGGCGGTGTTGCATGCCAAGGGTCAGTTGAAGGTGGGTGACCGGTTCATCGGGCGCTCGATCATCGGCTCGGAGTTCCACTGCAAGATTCAGAGCGAGACCGAGATTGCCGGGCGTAAAGCGATTGTGCCAAGCCTGTCGGGCCGGGCGTGGATCACCGGCACGCACCAACACATGCTGGACCCGAGCGATCCGTGGCCGGAGGGGTACAAGCTGACAGATACCTGGCCGGTTGGGTTGAAGCTATGA
- a CDS encoding dihydrodipicolinate synthase family protein has protein sequence MSQSVSWSGVFPAVTTQFNDDFSLNLEATHKVISNLVRDGVSGLVICGTVGENTSLSVAEKISLVEVAKDASAGRVPVISGIAEFTSANASAVAKDVQKAGADGIMLMPALVYSSKPFETAAHFRTVAAATDLPMMVYNNPPIYKNDVTPDILISLADCDNIVCFKDSSGNTNRFIDVRNEVGDRFVLFAGLDDVLVESVAVGAVGWVSGMSNAFPKEGETLFRLAKAGRFAEAMALYEWFMPLLHLDARPDLVQCIKLCEAIMERGSALTRPPRLALPDSDREYVEKLMKTALANKPVLPDVGL, from the coding sequence ATGAGCCAGTCCGTATCCTGGAGCGGTGTTTTCCCCGCAGTTACCACCCAATTCAACGATGATTTCTCCCTGAATCTGGAGGCGACGCACAAGGTCATTTCCAATCTGGTGCGCGACGGCGTATCGGGTCTGGTGATCTGCGGTACCGTCGGTGAGAACACCTCGTTGAGCGTGGCCGAGAAAATCAGCTTGGTTGAGGTTGCTAAAGATGCCTCGGCCGGGCGCGTGCCGGTGATTTCCGGGATCGCCGAATTCACCAGCGCCAACGCCAGCGCTGTCGCCAAGGACGTCCAGAAAGCAGGCGCCGACGGGATCATGCTGATGCCGGCACTGGTCTATTCGTCCAAACCCTTCGAGACCGCCGCGCACTTCCGCACCGTGGCGGCGGCCACCGACCTGCCGATGATGGTCTACAACAACCCACCGATTTATAAGAACGACGTCACCCCGGACATCCTGATTTCCCTGGCCGACTGCGACAACATCGTCTGCTTCAAGGATTCGTCGGGCAACACCAACCGCTTCATCGACGTGCGCAACGAAGTCGGCGACCGTTTCGTGCTGTTCGCCGGACTCGACGACGTGCTGGTGGAAAGCGTGGCCGTGGGCGCGGTGGGCTGGGTGTCGGGCATGTCCAACGCCTTCCCGAAAGAGGGTGAAACCCTGTTCCGTCTGGCCAAGGCAGGACGTTTCGCTGAGGCGATGGCGCTTTACGAGTGGTTCATGCCGCTGCTGCACCTCGATGCGCGTCCGGACCTGGTGCAGTGCATCAAGCTGTGCGAAGCGATCATGGAACGCGGCAGCGCCCTCACCCGCCCACCGCGCCTGGCGCTGCCGGACAGCGACCGTGAATACGTCGAGAAACTGATGAAAACCGCGCTGGCGAACAAGCCGGTGTTGCCGGATGTGGGGTTGTAA
- the ttcA gene encoding tRNA 2-thiocytidine(32) synthetase TtcA encodes MGTLSVNQNKLQKRLRRLAGEAVADFNMIEEGDKVMVCLSGGKDSYTMLDVLIHLQKVAPIKFDIVAVNMDQKQPGFPEHVLPAYLKELGVEYHIVEKDTYSVVKELIPEGKTTCSLCSRLRRGTLYTFADEIGATKMALGHHRDDIVETFFLNMFFNGTIKAMPPKLRADDGRNVVIRPLAYCAEKDIQAYSDMKQFPIIPCNLCGSQENLQRQVVKDMLQEWDRKTPGRSEMIFRSLQNVVPSQLADRNLFDFTSLKIDETAASRFVNVVNL; translated from the coding sequence ATGGGCACCCTTTCAGTCAACCAGAACAAACTGCAGAAGCGTCTGCGTCGGCTAGCAGGCGAAGCGGTGGCCGATTTCAACATGATTGAAGAGGGTGACAAGGTCATGGTCTGCCTGTCCGGCGGCAAGGACAGCTACACCATGCTCGATGTGCTGATCCATCTGCAAAAGGTCGCCCCGATCAAGTTCGACATCGTCGCCGTGAACATGGACCAGAAACAGCCGGGCTTCCCCGAGCACGTCCTGCCGGCGTACCTGAAAGAGCTAGGCGTCGAGTATCACATCGTCGAGAAAGACACCTACTCGGTGGTCAAGGAGCTGATTCCGGAAGGCAAGACCACCTGCTCGCTGTGTTCGCGGCTGCGTCGAGGCACGCTGTACACCTTCGCCGACGAAATCGGCGCGACCAAGATGGCCCTCGGTCACCACCGTGACGACATCGTCGAGACGTTCTTCCTGAACATGTTCTTCAACGGGACGATCAAAGCGATGCCGCCGAAGCTGCGCGCCGATGACGGCCGCAACGTGGTGATTCGTCCATTGGCCTACTGCGCCGAGAAGGACATCCAGGCGTATTCGGACATGAAGCAGTTCCCGATCATCCCGTGCAACCTCTGCGGCTCGCAGGAAAACCTGCAGCGCCAGGTGGTCAAGGACATGCTCCAGGAATGGGACCGCAAGACCCCGGGCCGTTCCGAAATGATCTTTCGCAGCCTGCAGAACGTCGTGCCGTCGCAACTGGCGGACCGCAACCTGTTCGACTTCACCAGCCTGAAGATCGACGAGACTGCGGCGTCGCGGTTTGTGAATGTAGTGAATCTCTAA